A genomic segment from Phragmites australis chromosome 6, lpPhrAust1.1, whole genome shotgun sequence encodes:
- the LOC133922318 gene encoding uncharacterized protein LOC133922318: MAEKPPPAPKPKPKPPAAAARPTALARPTAPPFKKPQLAPPPQVLPLKPPPAHQYRQQPAGARKPRYRQQRRGGGCSCRRVCCLATGLALLALCLALAAACLAYLYYRPRAPSFHLQPLSPVRLRLSNSSVVSSMDATVGVRVVSWNPNERVAFRYGDGEGRVALADADGDVALGWAPVAGFEHTARSVATVAFVATAKGVVVDEAVAARVRDRYRRRQLAFKVVVDAHVSVRVGKARTGMVPLRLLCDGGVMAPRGGGGDGSAGSVVGPMSKCQVYLFRVRWFSLN; the protein is encoded by the exons ATGGCCGAGAAGCCGCCTCCGGCGCCGAAGCCGAAGCCGAAGCCGCCAGCCGCGGCGGCAAGGCCGACAGCGCTGGCGAGGCCGACGGCGCCGCCTTTCAAGAAGCCCCAgctagcgccgccgccgcaggtaCTCCCGCTGAAGCCGCCGCCGGCGCACCAGTACCGCCAGCAGCCGGCTGGCGCGCGGAAACCGCGGTACCGGCAGCAGCGCCGCGGGGGCGGGTGCTCCTGCCGCCGCGTGTGCTGCCTCGCCACGGGGCTCGCCCTGCTCGCGCTCTGCCTCGCGCTTGCCGCGGCCTGCCTCGCGTACCTCTACTACCGGCCCCGCGCGCCGTCGTTCCACCTCCAGCCGCTCTCCCCCGTGCGCCTCCGCCTCAGCAACTCCTCCGTGGTGTCCTCCATGGACGCCACCGTCGGGGTCAGGGTCGTGTCCTGGAACCCCAACGAGAGGGTCGCGTTCCGgtacggcgacggcgagggccGCGTCGCACTGGCCGACGCCGACGGGGACGTCGCGCTGGGTTGGGCGCCCGTGGCCGGCTTCGAGCACACCGCGCGGAGCGTCGCCACGGTGGCGTTCGTGGCGACCGCCAAGGGCGTGGTCGTCGACGAGGCCGTCGCGGCGCGCGTGCGCGACCGGTACCGCCGCCGGCAGCTGGCCTTCAAGGTGGTCGTGGACGCCCACGTCAGCGTCCGTGTCGGGAAGGCGCGCACCGGCATGGTGCCGCTCAGGCTGCTCTGCGACGGCGGCGTCATGGCGCcgcgcggtggcggtggcgatggCTCGGCCGGGAGCGTGGTGGGGCCCATGAGCAAGTGCCAGGTGTACCTGTTTAGAGTAAGATG GTTTAGCTTGAACTGA